The following proteins are encoded in a genomic region of Sneathiella marina:
- a CDS encoding endonuclease/exonuclease/phosphatase family protein, translated as MSERLPSWRESNVPDPIKSEMNILRHALDLEIPPKRDVSRNVLIGTWNIKAFSSLTRKWTSAGNDSPKRDYRALWAITEIVSRFDVIAIQEIKGDLRALRTMMKTLGDDWNFLITDVTRGNSGNSERMGYIFDTRRVRLSGLAGELVIPEAEDGLIGTGALQRQFARTPYAVSFRAGLETFILTSLHVDYGSSSAGRIPELEGIAQWLFEWAGQANAFGQNLIALGDFNIDRHGDALWQAFTSTGLTVPDDLHAVKRSIFAADNDPELKKYYDQIAWFESGGKRALNLEFVSAGGFDFVPFIYTDTNFTKSTLQHRLSDHYPLWAEFNCQQ; from the coding sequence ATGTCTGAACGGTTACCTTCTTGGCGGGAAAGCAATGTTCCCGATCCAATCAAGTCGGAAATGAATATCCTCAGGCACGCTCTTGACCTTGAAATTCCACCTAAACGCGACGTCAGCAGAAACGTCTTGATTGGGACCTGGAATATTAAAGCTTTTTCTTCACTGACACGAAAATGGACATCAGCGGGAAATGATAGTCCGAAGCGGGATTATCGTGCCCTATGGGCAATCACTGAAATTGTTTCAAGGTTCGACGTTATTGCCATTCAGGAAATCAAAGGGGATTTGCGGGCACTGCGCACAATGATGAAAACACTTGGCGATGACTGGAATTTCCTGATTACGGATGTAACGCGTGGCAATTCGGGAAACAGTGAGCGGATGGGATATATCTTCGATACACGCCGGGTACGTCTTTCCGGCCTGGCGGGTGAACTGGTCATTCCTGAGGCCGAGGACGGGCTGATCGGCACAGGTGCTTTGCAGCGTCAATTTGCGCGAACGCCGTATGCGGTAAGTTTTCGGGCGGGCTTGGAAACGTTCATTTTGACCAGCCTGCATGTGGATTACGGATCGTCCTCTGCTGGACGCATTCCCGAATTGGAAGGCATTGCTCAGTGGCTTTTCGAATGGGCCGGTCAGGCCAACGCTTTTGGTCAGAATTTGATCGCATTGGGGGATTTTAATATCGACCGGCATGGTGACGCACTCTGGCAGGCCTTCACCAGTACGGGCTTGACTGTTCCCGACGACTTGCATGCGGTCAAAAGATCCATATTTGCTGCTGATAACGATCCAGAACTAAAGAAATATTATGATCAAATTGCCTGGTTTGAATCTGGCGGAAAACGGGCATTGAATTTGGAATTTGTCTCTGCGGGCGGGTTTGATTTTGTCCCTTTTATTTATACGGATACAAATTTCACAAAATCAACATTGCAGCACCGACTATCTGATCATTACCCCCTCTGGGCAGAATTTAATTGTCAGCAATAG
- a CDS encoding aldo/keto reductase, giving the protein MNKRALGKNGPLVSPVGLGCWSFAGAYGPTDETESHETLAKALDLGVDFLDTANVYGAGVSEQVIGSFIAKNPNQFRIATKGGIQRAPGSTERVFNNSSSYLRECLEKSLKNLGVDYVDLYYIHRRDPNLPIEEVMETLVAFKNEGKIGGIGFSEIAPSSLRRAHAVHPVAAVQSEYSLWTRGPELGMVQACEDLGVTFVPFSPVGRGMFGQNAPDPGSFSKIDFRKNNPRFLEPNFSYNLKAIDQFRIFAADKGLSPATLALAWILNRNDTHVPIPGTRSASHLSECAAAGAVSLTPDDLAEIEALLPVGFAHGDRYSDAQLGGAERYC; this is encoded by the coding sequence ATGAATAAACGCGCCCTCGGAAAAAATGGCCCCTTGGTAAGTCCTGTAGGCTTGGGGTGCTGGAGTTTTGCCGGTGCTTACGGCCCGACTGACGAAACTGAAAGCCATGAAACTTTAGCCAAAGCCCTGGATCTTGGAGTTGATTTTCTGGATACAGCCAACGTTTACGGTGCGGGTGTTTCAGAACAGGTAATCGGGTCATTCATTGCCAAAAATCCAAACCAGTTTAGAATCGCAACCAAAGGCGGCATTCAAAGAGCACCAGGCTCAACGGAGCGGGTTTTTAACAATAGCTCTAGTTATTTACGCGAATGTCTGGAGAAGTCCCTGAAGAATCTGGGCGTTGACTATGTGGATCTTTACTACATCCATCGCCGGGACCCAAATCTTCCCATTGAAGAGGTTATGGAAACTCTCGTTGCCTTCAAAAACGAGGGGAAAATTGGGGGTATCGGGTTTTCTGAAATTGCGCCCTCTTCTTTACGCAGAGCACATGCCGTCCATCCCGTAGCAGCCGTTCAAAGTGAATATTCCCTTTGGACCCGCGGACCGGAGTTGGGTATGGTTCAAGCCTGCGAGGACTTGGGAGTCACCTTTGTTCCCTTTTCGCCGGTTGGGCGCGGCATGTTCGGCCAGAATGCTCCGGATCCCGGCTCATTTTCCAAAATTGATTTCAGAAAAAACAATCCCCGTTTTCTGGAGCCAAATTTTTCCTACAATCTGAAAGCTATCGATCAGTTTCGGATTTTTGCGGCAGATAAAGGACTTTCGCCTGCAACGCTCGCACTGGCGTGGATCCTAAATCGAAATGACACTCATGTCCCTATTCCAGGAACCCGTTCCGCCAGCCATTTGTCTGAATGCGCGGCGGCCGGCGCCGTTAGCCTCACGCCGGATGATTTAGCCGAAATCGAAGCTCTATTACCTGTTGGCTTCGCCCATGGCGATCGCTATTCAGACGCGCAGTTGGGAGGCGCCGAGCGCTATTGCTGA
- a CDS encoding 2-hydroxychromene-2-carboxylate isomerase — protein MHKLEFFFDCSSPWTYLGFESLQDLSARHPQLDIIYRPFLVGGVFNSVNPSVYNNRENPVVPKMRYSKKDLQDWAHFVGIEIGQPSVFPVNSVKAMRGAFVALEEGCLVPYARTVFKRYWTDLADISQLDVLQEVVREVGLDSENFFRKINEQPYKDKLKDTTDELIARGGFGSPTMYLDGQDMYFGNDRFPLIEAKLSQL, from the coding sequence ATGCACAAGCTTGAATTTTTCTTCGATTGCTCCAGTCCGTGGACCTATTTAGGGTTTGAGTCCTTGCAGGATTTATCGGCCCGGCATCCGCAATTGGACATTATTTATCGACCTTTCTTGGTGGGAGGCGTATTTAATTCTGTCAATCCATCCGTGTATAATAATCGTGAAAATCCTGTAGTGCCAAAAATGCGGTATTCAAAAAAGGATCTACAGGACTGGGCGCATTTTGTGGGTATTGAAATAGGGCAGCCGTCGGTTTTCCCCGTCAATAGTGTCAAAGCGATGAGGGGGGCCTTTGTCGCTTTGGAAGAAGGGTGCCTGGTTCCATACGCCCGTACCGTTTTCAAGCGATACTGGACGGATCTGGCAGATATTTCGCAACTCGATGTGCTTCAGGAGGTTGTCAGGGAAGTTGGATTGGATAGTGAGAATTTCTTTCGCAAGATCAATGAGCAGCCCTACAAAGACAAACTTAAAGATACGACAGATGAATTGATTGCAAGGGGCGGCTTTGGTTCGCCGACAATGTATCTGGATGGTCAGGATATGTATTTTGGAAATGATCGGTTTCCTCTTATTGAAGCCAAACTGTCACAGCTGTAA
- a CDS encoding glutathione S-transferase N-terminal domain-containing protein, whose amino-acid sequence MIDAYYWPTPNGWKISIALEEMGLDYNVVPVNIGKGEQFEKSFLAISPNNRMPAIVDLDPADGGEPISVFETGAILIYLAEKTGKFLPSDVRGRSEVIEWLMWQMGGLGPMLGQNGHFKFYAPERIPYAMERYSTEVLRLFDVLNRRLEGREFICDQYSIADMACWPWIITYKRQEIDLGEFPNIRRWYDGLKERPALRRGYMVGREFGKPTGNWSEETRKNLTAQRVPEND is encoded by the coding sequence ATGATAGATGCCTATTATTGGCCAACCCCCAATGGCTGGAAGATATCCATTGCCCTTGAAGAAATGGGCCTGGATTATAATGTCGTTCCGGTAAATATCGGTAAAGGTGAGCAGTTTGAAAAAAGTTTTCTCGCCATCAGCCCGAATAACCGCATGCCTGCTATTGTGGATCTTGATCCGGCAGATGGCGGCGAGCCCATCTCGGTATTTGAAACCGGTGCTATTCTTATTTATCTCGCTGAGAAAACCGGTAAATTTTTACCCAGTGATGTTCGGGGGCGAAGCGAAGTCATTGAATGGCTGATGTGGCAGATGGGAGGATTGGGTCCCATGCTTGGTCAGAACGGACATTTCAAATTTTACGCGCCGGAACGTATTCCCTATGCCATGGAACGCTATTCGACAGAAGTATTACGGTTGTTTGATGTGCTTAATAGGCGGCTGGAGGGGCGGGAATTTATTTGCGATCAGTATTCAATCGCAGATATGGCCTGCTGGCCCTGGATTATTACATATAAGCGGCAAGAGATTGACTTGGGAGAGTTTCCGAATATTCGCCGATGGTACGACGGCCTGAAGGAGCGTCCGGCGTTGCGGCGCGGATATATGGTGGGACGTGAGTTTGGTAAACCGACAGGTAACTGGAGCGAGGAAACACGTAAAAATTTAACGGCGCAACGTGTCCCAGAAAATGACTAG
- a CDS encoding YqaA family protein: MMPITAYGTMFLSAFLSATLLPGSSEALLATYIAAEQGNTWILLLMAVTGNVLGSIVNWFIGRFLSQYSDRRWFPISEKRYAQAINWFNKYGKWSLLFAWVPVIGDPLTIVAGGLRVPMGIFIILVTAGKLVRYLLILQAALIWVG; the protein is encoded by the coding sequence ATGATGCCAATAACTGCATATGGAACCATGTTCCTCAGTGCCTTTTTGTCTGCAACCTTGCTTCCAGGTTCTTCCGAAGCCTTATTGGCTACTTATATTGCCGCAGAACAGGGAAATACCTGGATCCTATTGTTAATGGCGGTAACCGGTAACGTTCTTGGATCCATTGTTAACTGGTTCATCGGTCGTTTCCTGTCGCAGTATTCCGATCGAAGATGGTTTCCCATATCCGAAAAACGTTATGCGCAGGCGATCAACTGGTTCAACAAATACGGAAAATGGTCGCTGTTATTTGCCTGGGTCCCAGTTATTGGCGATCCGTTGACAATTGTAGCCGGCGGTTTACGCGTGCCCATGGGTATCTTCATCATATTGGTAACAGCCGGAAAACTAGTGCGATACCTGCTAATACTGCAGGCCGCACTAATTTGGGTTGGTTAG
- a CDS encoding SH3 domain-containing protein, with protein sequence MIVTSNPKTLLKAALATAIAGVVATAFASPTYAGSDEPEYFQVNMKPGGSLNIREDPTLKSTKIGTLPATAEGITNLGCHVGMPYLEWKKSTTAVRKVETRRKWCNITYNGMTGWTVGEFLEEDVAD encoded by the coding sequence ATGATTGTAACAAGTAACCCTAAAACGCTATTGAAAGCTGCTCTGGCAACAGCGATTGCTGGTGTTGTTGCAACGGCTTTTGCTTCACCAACTTATGCAGGTTCCGACGAGCCAGAATATTTTCAGGTTAATATGAAACCTGGTGGAAGCCTGAATATTCGTGAAGATCCTACCTTGAAAAGTACGAAAATCGGGACGCTTCCTGCGACAGCGGAAGGAATTACGAATCTTGGATGCCATGTTGGCATGCCGTATTTGGAGTGGAAAAAATCAACCACCGCAGTCCGTAAAGTCGAAACCCGACGTAAATGGTGTAATATCACCTATAACGGTATGACAGGCTGGACCGTTGGTGAATTTCTTGAAGAAGACGTCGCCGACTAA